GCTGGCTTCCCTTCGGCCGGTGGTGATTGCTGCTGTCAGTGCATTGCTCACCACCAACCTGTTACATGGCGGGCAAGAAACGCTGTATCAAGTACAGGTGCTGCCATCCCCGTGGCCGATACAATATCTCCTAATGGCACTATTGGGATTATTCGCCGGTTTCTGTGGGCCACTGTTCCTTAAAGGTATGACAGCCAGCGGGCATGCATTTCGTTCCCTGAACTTATCACCACCACTGCAATTGGCGCTGGGTGGGGTGATTGTCGGGCTATTATCGCTCATTTTCCCTGAAGTCTGGGGCAATGGTTACAGTGTGGTGCAATCATTATTGACCACCCCGCCGGGAATTTTGTTAATTGGCGGTATTTTGGTTTGTAAGTTGTTGGCGGTACTGGCCAGTAGCGGTTCGGGTGCTCCTGGTGGGGTATTTACGCCAACACTGTTTGTTGGTGCGGCGTTGGGGATGTTATGCGGTCAAATATTTGCCTGGTGGCCCATGTTGGGTGACAATATTGCGTTATTAATGGCATTGACAGGCATGGCGACATTGCTGGCAGCGACCACTCACGCGCCTATTATGGCAGCACTCATGGTGTGCGAAATGACAGGAGCCTATACCCTGTTGCCAGAGCTACTATTATCCTGCGTTATTTCGACAACAATAGCCCGTTGGTTACGCCCTATTTCAGTATATCACTCACGCTAAATTAAAGTTTGATGGATATATTACTTGGCTATTGCGGTGAGATCTAAATACTTTGCTAACGGCTTTTGTTCTGCATGGGGCAAATAAGGTAGTTGCCCTAATTGTGGTGCAGGTAAACGTTCGCGTAACATTGCAATAGTTTCAGCGTAATGTGCCAGTCCTGGATTAATACGATTGGCAACCCATCCTAATAATGGCAATCCATCATTAAGAATAGCTTGAGCAGTTAATAAGGCATGATTAATACAACCTAATTTAATGCCGACCACCAAAATAACCGGTAACTGTTCTTGAATCACCCAGTCAGAATAAAAACGTTGGTCGTTCATCATCACTTTCCAGCCACCGCACCCCTCGACGACAACGGTATCGGCTTTCGTTGATAAGAGCTGCAATCCTTCGGTCATTTTATTGTAGTTAATCAGGGTGTCAGAGCAGGCATGGATAACATCCCCAGCCAGTGGGTATGGGTTAACTTCCTGATAATCCACTTCAATAGAGGATGAAGCTTGTAAAATCAGTGCATCCTGGTTGCGTAGTCCATCGGGAGTATCTTTACTCTCCGTTGCTACTGGCTTATAGCCAACAGCTGTTCTGCCATTTTGGCTTAAGGCCTGAAGTAAGGCCCGTGACACTACGGTTTTACCAACAGCAGTGTCGGTACCCGTCACAAAAATACGCGTTAACATAACAATACTCCGCAATCTGACCACTTCGACTCACGTCTTTCCGCCTAATATTAGCGAAATTGGTAACATGGATAAAAGTCTAGGCGATGCCGACCACAGACAGCTTGCGTTAGCGCAATGTTTTGCCGAACTGAGAGCGGTTTTTAGCGGATAACGCTCAATAATATGGGGAACACACCCAATATACCTACTAATAATTAACTCTTAATTATTAGTAATGCCCTATCCTTGCAGGAGTTTCACCAATAAAGAGCCATTATATAATGCTTCTTTTACCAGAGCGGCTCCCGGCATTGTCCCCTGATTAAAAAATGCCGTTGGCTCCACCAAAATATGCTCGCTATAAGCAGGTAGGGCTTGTTGGCGAATACAAGATGCAATGGCGGGATGCAGAATAGAAGCCGCTTTATTTAATGGCGAACCAACCAGAATCTTTTCCGGATTAAATAAATTGACCATAATGGCAATAATGCGCCCGACACTGTGGCCAACACCTAGAATAATATCTTTAGCTAATTGATCGCCGGCCAACGCCGCATCACATAAAGACTCAACCGTCAGTGGTGAGCCATGTAATAACGAACTCATTGAGCCATTTAATCGCTGTTGGGCAATTTCCAGCATATTTTCAATACTGGCAACCGTCTCCAGACAACCATGGTTACCGCAATAACAACGTTTGCCATAAGGGTCAACTTGAGTGTGGCCAATTTCAACCACACTACGGCTGCCTGCGTGTAATACCCTACCCGCAGCAATAACCCCTGCACCGACATTATGATCAATCACGACTTGAATCACATTCTGACAGCCACGCGAAGCGCCATACAAGGCCTCTGCCATCGTCCAGGCGCAAATATCATGTTGCAGATAAACAGGTAATCCCGTTCGCTGCTCCAATGCCGGGCCAAGTAGCATTTCATCCACTTTATAAAATGGCATTTTATGCACAATACCCGCTGGTGCGTCGATGATACCGGGCATGGTAATGGCGATAGCCGTCAGCCTTTCAAGTTTTTCCTGATGGCGGATAAAGAATTGGTCGACTTCGCTGAGAATGCGATTGAGTAAGGGCTCAGAGTGGCTATCCGGTAAGGGAATTTGATCTTCAACTACCAGTTTACTGCTGAGGTCACGCAGCGCGAGAGTTATCGAACCTCGGCTAATCCGTCCGGAGACATAATGCCAAGCCTCGGTATCCAGAACCAAACCAATTGCTGGCCGCCCACGACTACCAACATCTTGATATTCGGTTTCTTTTACCAAATGGGCTTCAACTAATTCCCGCACAATCTTGGTGATACTGGCGGGGGCCAATTGCGCCCTCTTAGACAGTTCAATACGGGATATCGGGCCGAACAAATCAATCAGCCGATAAACGGCCCCTGCATTGGTCTGCTTGATTTGATCAATATGCCCAGGCTGTCCATCCGTTATCACTAAACCGGCTCCTTCTCTGTCACCGAGTATTTTTCGCGCTTCTAAATAAAGATTATCGGCTATGTTGGGGCTTTTAGCATATGGCGTCAACTATTTGATTAGTTATGTGATTTACTGCACATAATCGCCGATGCCCTTTGACTATGCGCTGATTATTTAGACGAATAAAGGTCGAAAAACACTCACCAATATTATTTAACCTTAGCAACCCAAACTGCCTTTATGCTTCATTTATTGGGCTATCCGCTATCATTAGGCGGATCAATGCTTCCGCTGGCGCGGTCACCGGGCGATGTTTATGATTCACCAACCACACCTCAGTTGTCGCACTGCTTTCAGCTAACGGTAAGTATTTCACCCCATCCACTTTTACCCGCGTGAATGACGCTGGCAAAATAGAAACACCTAAACCGGCGGATACCAGCCCGACAATGGTCATCGCCTCCCCGACTTCTTGCGTGATATAGGGAGTGATCCCAGCACGAGTCAGCAGCGTGAGGATCTCATCATAAAGCGCAGTACCTACCTCGCGAGCAAAGAAAACAAAAGGTTGATCGGCCAACGAACTAAATTTGACACGCCCAAGAGGTAAAGCAGCTAACGGACTTTCTTCGTGGACCACCGCAACTAAAGGCTCGCGTAACAACAGACGGTATTGCAGCGCGTCGGGCAAGCGAGTGTTGCGCATCACACCAAGATCAAGTTGACCATTCAACAAGGGTTCAATTTGCTGTTTGGTATTCACTTCCTGCATTTTAATATGAACGTGCGGGTGCAACTGGCGAAAAGCGCGCAAATTCTTAGATACGGTGCTGATAAACGGTGCCGATGAGGTAAAACCAATGGTTAACTCCCCCGATTCCCCACGATGCAAACGCGCTGCTTTCTCAGCGGCCGAGCTAACCTGCGCCAGAATTTGGTAAGCCTCCTTTAAAAACAGCACACCGGCCTGTGTCAGGCTGACATTACGGTTATTGCGGGCAAACAACCTGGCCCCGATTTGCTCTTCCAATATCCGAATTTGTTGGCTCAGCGGGGGCTGAGAAATACGTAAACGCTCTGCTGCTCGCCCGAAATGCAACTCTTCAGCCACCGCGATAAAATAACGTAAATGCCTGAGTTCAATACTCATCCGACTCCAGTGATATTTTTAAAGTCTTATTATGAATAATTAATATATTAGACAAAAAACTCTGCTATTTCTATGATCCTATTATTACACCGAACGACGATTGAGCCTGTGCTCTTGCGGTGAACAAACTGTTTTGATTGTGCTTGTTTTTATTGTGCTAATGATAAGGAAATACCGTGACCACCTCTTTGCTCACTACGGATACCGCAGTGTCGAACCTCGCCGCAAATGACGATGCAACTGCTACAACGCCTAAAACCACTCGTTTTACTAAACGTCCTTATATTCAACGCGGTACACCGGAATTTATTCGTGTCACCCTGGCTTTCTTTTCCGCCGGATTAGCGACCTTCGCCCTGCTCTATTGCGTGCAGCCAATCCTACCGTTGTTATCACAAGACTTTACTATCTCACCGGCGAGCAGCAGCTTATCGCTTTCAACTGCCACCGGGATGCTGGCTTTTGGCCTGATGTTTACTGGCCCACTTTCTGATGCCATTGGCCGTAAATCCGTGATGGTAGTGGCATTGATGCTGGCCGCTATCTGCACCTTAATTTGTGCTTTTATGACCAGTTGGCATGGGATTTTACTCATGCG
The sequence above is drawn from the Yersinia enterocolitica subsp. enterocolitica genome and encodes:
- the bioD gene encoding dethiobiotin synthase, whose protein sequence is MLTRIFVTGTDTAVGKTVVSRALLQALSQNGRTAVGYKPVATESKDTPDGLRNQDALILQASSSIEVDYQEVNPYPLAGDVIHACSDTLINYNKMTEGLQLLSTKADTVVVEGCGGWKVMMNDQRFYSDWVIQEQLPVILVVGIKLGCINHALLTAQAILNDGLPLLGWVANRINPGLAHYAETIAMLRERLPAPQLGQLPYLPHAEQKPLAKYLDLTAIAK
- the mlc gene encoding sugar metabolism global transcriptional regulator Mlc, whose protein sequence is MITDGQPGHIDQIKQTNAGAVYRLIDLFGPISRIELSKRAQLAPASITKIVRELVEAHLVKETEYQDVGSRGRPAIGLVLDTEAWHYVSGRISRGSITLALRDLSSKLVVEDQIPLPDSHSEPLLNRILSEVDQFFIRHQEKLERLTAIAITMPGIIDAPAGIVHKMPFYKVDEMLLGPALEQRTGLPVYLQHDICAWTMAEALYGASRGCQNVIQVVIDHNVGAGVIAAGRVLHAGSRSVVEIGHTQVDPYGKRCYCGNHGCLETVASIENMLEIAQQRLNGSMSSLLHGSPLTVESLCDAALAGDQLAKDIILGVGHSVGRIIAIMVNLFNPEKILVGSPLNKAASILHPAIASCIRQQALPAYSEHILVEPTAFFNQGTMPGAALVKEALYNGSLLVKLLQG
- the clcB gene encoding voltage-gated ClC-type chloride channel ClcB, whose translation is MKRPAHWYYYRAMLRRLMIAIMLGIISALIVWLFHQAMLGLEWLLFTRTDGSLVAAASSISGWRRALTPALGGLAAGSLLWVYQRYQHRKPSAPTDYMEAIETGDGRLDISASLVKSLASLLVVSSGSAIGREGAMVLLAALFASVFAQRYAKPKEWKLWVACGAAAGMASAYHAPLAGSLFIAEILFGTLMLASLRPVVIAAVSALLTTNLLHGGQETLYQVQVLPSPWPIQYLLMALLGLFAGFCGPLFLKGMTASGHAFRSLNLSPPLQLALGGVIVGLLSLIFPEVWGNGYSVVQSLLTTPPGILLIGGILVCKLLAVLASSGSGAPGGVFTPTLFVGAALGMLCGQIFAWWPMLGDNIALLMALTGMATLLAATTHAPIMAALMVCEMTGAYTLLPELLLSCVISTTIARWLRPISVYHSR
- a CDS encoding LysR family transcriptional regulator, whose translation is MSIELRHLRYFIAVAEELHFGRAAERLRISQPPLSQQIRILEEQIGARLFARNNRNVSLTQAGVLFLKEAYQILAQVSSAAEKAARLHRGESGELTIGFTSSAPFISTVSKNLRAFRQLHPHVHIKMQEVNTKQQIEPLLNGQLDLGVMRNTRLPDALQYRLLLREPLVAVVHEESPLAALPLGRVKFSSLADQPFVFFAREVGTALYDEILTLLTRAGITPYITQEVGEAMTIVGLVSAGLGVSILPASFTRVKVDGVKYLPLAESSATTEVWLVNHKHRPVTAPAEALIRLMIADSPINEA